A window from Prochlorococcus marinus CUG1435 encodes these proteins:
- a CDS encoding glutathione peroxidase, producing MQVDVQNTTVLSANGSSIKLGEYSGEVILVVNVASYCGNTAQYQDLQKLHDLYSSKGLRILAFPCNDFGKQEPDSLSEIKNFCTTKYGVKFEIYEKVHAKGNTTEPYTTLNKVEPEGDVEWNFEKFLIGKDSKVIARFKPSVKPFDENLIAAIEVALDS from the coding sequence ATGCAAGTTGACGTACAAAATACTACTGTTCTTTCCGCGAACGGATCATCCATAAAACTCGGGGAATATTCAGGTGAAGTTATTTTAGTTGTTAATGTAGCGAGTTATTGCGGAAATACTGCTCAGTATCAGGATCTTCAAAAGCTACATGATTTATATTCAAGCAAAGGCCTAAGAATACTTGCATTCCCTTGTAATGATTTTGGAAAACAAGAACCTGACTCTCTTTCAGAAATAAAAAATTTTTGCACAACAAAATATGGCGTAAAGTTTGAAATCTATGAAAAAGTTCATGCCAAAGGGAATACCACAGAACCATACACAACCCTTAACAAAGTTGAACCTGAAGGAGATGTTGAATGGAATTTCGAGAAGTTTCTGATAGGAAAAGATAGTAAAGTAATTGCAAGATTCAAACCAAGCGTTAAACCGTTTGATGAAAACCTAATTGCAGCTATCGAAGTAGCTTTAGATTCATAA